A genomic stretch from Kwoniella europaea PYCC6329 chromosome 2, complete sequence includes:
- a CDS encoding fumarate hydratase, mitochondrial: MLNRVALRSATSLPKRQIARTVLSTRTFATTSSIMAEQKFRQEKDTFGPLQVPAERYWGAQTQRSLMNFDIGGPTERMPPPLIKAFGVLKKAAAHVNQTYGLPADVAENISKAADEVISGKLIDEFPLVVFQTGSGTQTNMNVNEVISNRAIELMGGELGSKKPVHPNDHVNMSQSSNDTFPTAMHVAAVVEINSTLLPALRELHDALEEKKKSFDHIIKIGRTHLQDATPLTLGQEFSGYVAQVAKGIERVEGTIKNLSQLAQGGTAVGTGLNTKAGFDEKVAAEISKITGYQFVTAPNKFEALAAHDAIVEASGALNTVAVSLMKIANDIRYLGSGPRCGLGELELPENEPGSSIMPGKVNPTQCEALTMVAAQVMGNNTTISVAGSYGQFELNVFKPVLIKNLLQSIRLLADGSRSFTKNCVVGIKANEEKIKKIMNESLMLATCLNSVLGYDDVAAIAKNAHKKGITLKESALESGKLTSEQFDAKVRPELMLGPDEV, from the exons ATGTTGAACCGTGTCGCCCTCAGATCGGCTACAAGC CTCCCGAAAAGACAAATCGCCAGAACAGTCCTTTCCACTCGAACTTTCGCTActacctcatccatcatggCCGAACAGAAATTCagacaagagaaagatactTTTGGTCCTCTGCAGGTCCCAGCCGAGAGGTATTGGGGTGCTCAGACTCAGCGAAGTTTGATGAACTTTGATATTG GTGGACCAACCGAGCGAATGCCCCCACCATTGATCAAAGCCTTTGGTGTACTCAAAAAAGCCGCTGCTCACGTGAACCAGACATACGGTCTCCCCGCCGACGTAGCTGAGAATATCTCCAAGGCAGCCGACGAAGTCATCTCTGGTAAACTCATCGATGAATTCCCTTTGGTCGTCTTCCAAACTGGTTCAGGTACTCAAACCAACATGAACGTCAATGAGGTCATCTCCAACAGGGCTATTGAGTTGATGGGTGGTGAATTGGGAAGCAAGAAACCTGTTCACCCTAATGATCACGTTAACATGTCCCAATCCTCTAATGATAC CTTCCCCACCGCCATGCACGTCGCTGCCGTTGTAGAGATCAACTCCACCCTCTTGCCTGCCCTTAGAGAACTTCACGATGctttggaagagaagaagaagtctTTCGACCACATTATCAAAATCGGTAGAACCCACTTGCAAGATGCTACTCCCTTGACTCTCGGTCAAGAGTTCAGTGGATACGTCGCTCAAGTTGCTAAGGGTATCGAGCGAGTAGAAGGTACCATCAAGAACTTGAGTCAACTCGCTCAAGGTGGTACTGCCGTCGGAACC GGTCTTAACACCAAAGCTGGATTCGATGAGAAAGTAGCTGCTGAGATCTCCAAGATCACCGGATACCAGTTCGTCACTGCCCCTAACAAG TTCGAAGCCCTCGCTGCTCACGATGCCATCGTCGAAGCTTCCGGTGCCCTCAACACCGTCGCCGTATCTCTCATGAAGATTGCCAACGATATCAGATACCTCGGTTCAGGTCCTAGATGTGGTCttggtgaattggaattaccAGAGAACGAACCTGGATCATCTATCATGCCTGGGAA AGTAAACCCAACTCAATGTGAAGCACTTACGATGGTAGCTGCTCAAGTTATGGGTAACAACACTACCATCTCCGTTGCGGGATCATACGGTCAATTCGAATTGAATGTCTTCAAACCTGTCCTCATCAAGAACTTACTTCAATCGATCAGATTGTTAGCTGACGGTTCGAGGTCATTCACCAAGAACTGTGTGGTGGGTATCAAAGCTaatgaggagaagatcaagaagatcatgaaTGAATCTTTGATGCT TGCTACTTGCTTAAACTCTGTTCTCGGTTACGATG ATGTCGCTGCTATCGCCAAGAACGCGCACAAGAAAGGAATCAC TCTCAAGGAATCAGCTCTTGAATCTGGTAAACTTACCTCTGAGCAATTCGACGCTAAGGTCAGACCTGAAC TCATGTTGGGTCCTGATGAGGTATAA